The Carassius auratus strain Wakin chromosome 34, ASM336829v1, whole genome shotgun sequence genomic sequence tcgcaaattattattttgtttaaattagacaatttttatgtaactgaataaaaaaaaaaaaaaattgcaactgGCCCCTGAATGTTGCTTTTTAAGGATGACCTATTATAGCATGAATTTACACACTTTACATACTATTTACAAAACCAATTaagtataattattaataatgtacagagtcatacacttttatttttattcaatatattcttaattttacattttaattttgctttatattttagaatgtgGGAGCGACAATAAAGCATTTAGCTGAACTTTAGCCCTATAGCCCtagcatttattcaaaacagtggctaaattaatgaaaaataaagcatcaacttGTACAAACATTTCCCAACCGCACAGGAGTAATGACTTTATGGACTTCTTTACTTCCAatattgatactattagagataatgCAGCCGTTAGCTACAGCATTGCATCAGGCATTGCACTATAGATTCACTGAGGAACAATTCGACTCATTCTCTGCTATTGGAGaggaataattgtataaactcaatatatatatatatatatatatatcacataaacTGTATCAATTCAtcaaaaccaacaacatgtatgctAGACTCTATTCCGTCTAAGCTACTAAAAGAGTTGTTTCCAGAAGACATAGATCctcttataaatattattaattcatcaattTAATTATGATACAATATGTCCTAAAATCCTTCAAACTGACTGTTATTAAGTCTCTCATTACCCTAGAGaataagctaattcaaaatactaGAAAAGGCAGTATCATCTTAGATatgttccttcttagagaaaaattgtatctgtgaggatttccagtcaggatttaggccttatcatagtactgagactactTTCATCAGAGTTAAAATTACCTGCTCTCATCATCTGATATTTATCTATTAGTGCTACTAGATCTTAGTACTGCGTTTAACACTATAGACCACAACTTACTTTTGAGTAGACTACAAAATTTTGAGTAGACTACAATGGAATTGCCTAGGGTTAAATCTGACCGTCATCAAATCATAGCAGAGGTAGCGAGGTATCATACTgatcacaagtacagtatggagtacAACGCActtcctgattttgctgagttacatgtgttcctaggtcaacatattttgttgaccctggaacaacattttactcaaaaaatgtagtcttgaccatatccctacccttaaacctaaccttaaccatgagtgatccttaaaatcagaggaaaagatagatgaatgacactgatgtacaagcacctaacagtgattgtaagcgtaaacttcacaaaatctataaacttgttcTTCACATCTGAATGGTTAATcgcaatgttgttccagggtcaacaaagatgttgtcccaggaacatgtctcacttggtaaaataaGGTTCTGCGGAGTACAACAGGGCTTAGTACTAGGACTGCTGATTTTCACGATTTACatattacccttgggagatatcaggaaacatgatgttatgttaactttcactgttatgctgattatATTCAGCTTTCATACCAATTCACAAAACTGAATGCAGAATGCATAGCTGACATGCAAAACTGGATGGCTAGTAATTTCCtattgctaaattctgaaaaaaaaaaaagagtttttagaCCAAAAACCTTCCatgtaataaactagaacactgtctaacacTTGATGGATGCTGTGTCAATTAtccatcatcagttaggaacctaggtgtgctatttgatagtaATCTTTCCTTTGAAGGTCATATAGCATTTGTGAAACCGCATTTTTTccatcttaaatatatatatatatatatatatatatatatatatatatatatatatttaaattacaacctatgctctcaatgtcaaatgcagaaaaacgtaaatgacctcaaggttagattattctAACTCGTTACTGGGTGGCTGTTCTGcgcacttaataataataataataaaaaaaaactccagctgctccaaaatacagcagctaaagttcttactagaaccaggaagtatgaccatattagttctgtcaactctgtactggctccctattgagtgtatacattttaaaatcttgctaattGCTTATAAAGCACTGAATGGTTTGGCTCTTGAGTACATGAGTGAGCTCATATCGCATTATAGTCCTTCACATTATAGCCTATAATGGGGGGAACTTGACATCAGGGTTTTTCATCCAATCATCATTTGACAACTCTATGATGATATCTGGATTTTCTTTGCTTGCCTCTGTGAGAAGTGTCTGCACACATATAGAGTCCCCCGTATTCTATGCTTCTTTAAGAGCCTCAACAAATTATGATTCAACAGTGTGTCGTCTGACATTATGTTTCATAACACTCAATAGGGTTTTCCCCTTTCAAATAAAGCCTGAGACTAATAAGTTTAATATGTGGCGCATCTGTTTCTGTTCTCAGTAGTCTAAATATAGACAGATCCGACTGTAAGTTGATCTAATTGTTTATAAGACTGGCGCAAGCAGACTAGGCCTATACTAAATTACACATATTAAACGTATACTACAGTGGAGCAGTTAAAAGCAAAGAAACGTGAACTAATTTGATTTTATTACATGTCATTTTACAAATGAGCACAAATTATAACTTCTCCATCTGCAAGCATAGATGTCACTACAAGGATCTGATTTAGGACACAAATAACGGTGGTGTTATGAGAGGTGGTTTTTAGACAGTGAGAGAATCTGTAAGGCATGCCTACTGTGATCAGCTGGCTATGCTGTTCTGAGAAGAGCAGTTCTGTGAGCTCCTGGAAGCCTCTAATCTACTGCTTTAACAAAATGCTGAAATGGGTTTCTGAAAGAGCAACTCTGTAACCTGCGTCAATATACGTGCTAAATAGGATTCGAAATAGTCTCCAAACCTCCCCACAGTTTTGTTTTCCAGCTATagtatccaaaataaaagataataGGCCTCGGAGCGTTTGGTGTGGTGGTTTGTCCTCCAGTCCAGCAGGTGTCAGTGTGTAATCGCAGAGGCAGAGCAGCAGCGGGGTTGTTGTTTCTCTTAGCCGTTAGCATATGAGGCTCCTGTAAAACATGCCCGTGTCTGTCGTGATGTCTGAACTTGATGATGAAAAGCTGCTGTTGCAGTTTGAAACTCAAGAGTTGGAGGTAAAAAcaggcatttatttattaatacctTTATTCCGCGGATGTATGTTATCTGCTAAACTGCTACAGTATCTTGGCTGTCAACCTGTAAAGACAACTCTAGATATCAgtataagataaaataaatattaacttattGATGTTATAGCGGAATGCAGCTTGTGTGTTAATATATATTAAGTTTTCAGTGTAACATTAGTAATAATGTTCCTTGTGCAcatgtttatttgttattgtatAACAGGCGTGCTTGTCTTACTGTTCTTAATGTAAATTGTTATATTCCTCTCTTTAATATTCGCCATTTCCATCAGTTTTAAAACCTGTTACCTTGTACCCTAGGCTCCTGGTGGTATTGCTACGCCTCAAGTGTATTCCCAGTTACTAGTTCTGTATCTCCTGCACAATGACATGTGAGTATATGTATAATGTTAATTCATACGTTCATTATCAGTTGATTCTGCCATAACAGTCATTTGCTTTATGCAGGAATAATGCCAGATACCTTTGGAAACGGATACCACATGCAATCAAAACAGTGAGTTTTATGTTTGCTTTCAAATAGTCtaacataaagtaaaataaattgcaGGTgtctaatatgttttttttttaattacaggcAAACCCAGAGCTGGCCGCTATATGGGCCGTAGGACAGCGTATCTGGCAGCGAGACTTTCCAGGGATCTACGCTACTATTGCTGCTCACCAGTGGTCTGAAAGCATTCTCCCTGTGATGGAAGCTTTAAGAGGTACTGAGATCGTGCGGTTTGGGGTTTATGCTGTATTTGATGTTGTATTCCTGAAATGAGCTATATAATGAAGTGGGATAGAATGGCCCTGAAATTTTCGTCTGCTCTGGGGTCCTTCTTATCTGTTTAATTGAACACATCCTCATTGTGAACTGGCATTTAAGAGATGGTAGGGTAACGATGCTTGGAAAAGTGGACTAAAGgcattaattttaagtttttatttagtcATAATTATTGTAGAGCTGCTTGTTTTCACGAATcacaacttttattattattattatttttattatgaacagAAACTGGGACTGTTGATATGAATTAATTAaccacaattcatttttttttacctccaaaATCTTTATATAATTGAATGTTATACAAGAAAAACAATAactactactaatatatatatatatatatatatatatatatatatatatatatatatatatatatatatatatatatagtatacatatttatttacagttgttttagcattttaattcaaattgtatttatattattttaaatataataattaaatataaatgctttGTGTCACTCTGTTGTCCCTTGGTTGAGAACCACCAATGATCTAAATAATCttgaaattaatgtttctgtcCATATTGTATTCTCAGTGCATCATTAAATTGTAAATTACAAAAGTAAAGTTACCTTTTATATTTTCAGCATGATAGTTTCTAATTTTATACAGTGTTCCTCTTTAAATGTTGTTGAACTTTACACCGAGGTTGATCTTTTTCTGTGTAAATATAGCTCTTATTCTGGCAACtgattttatttagtaatatgTAAACCTCAATGATAGGAAATTATAATTTTCTAagaatttaagatatttattgattaataaattaaaaagttgctttgtaacgatttgtattgtaaaaagcgctatacaaataaacttgaataaatgGGAGTAGAAAATAACAATGGCATCAActggaataaaaaatattaaacaaataagggTCATTTGCAtcaaattgttaatttaaaaaaaagttatctaagaaaaaaaaaaaggaaaagaaagaacaaTCTCTTCTTCAGCTCTGTTTCCAACAAACGTCTGTACTGGGTTAAAGGAGACATCTAATTGTATGCTTAGCATTGCTAAACATATTCCTAGACAGAATCAGACAGTGTAACCGGATATAATGTTCCATTCGCTATCATcccagtgttttttgtttttataattgacTACATGCATAAAATACTTTGATTGGAAATGTGAATGTTTtcgtgagagagagaaagaaaatatagGTTTTATATTTCTTGACACAATTCACTCTTGTCAAACATCCTCCACTTCAAGTGAATTACTGTCAGATTTAGTTAGATTTGAGAAGTATACTTTGTGTGATTTATCTTTCCTTTTGACAAGCATAAAATGTTTAGTAACTCTTGAATGTGGATGgatgtgcaagaaaaaaaaaagaattcaaaaataataattaaagaaatttGTGCTGGTAAATGGCATGTATCTTGTTGCAAGATCCCATTTCAAGTGGTTTATGACTAAACTTAGCTCAGGCATTAACTTGCGTATTCATAGGCCAAGTGTGAATACTTTGAAGGATGACTGTTTGCAGAGACAATTAAAGTCTGCAGTTACTTTATCATTAAAGTGCTACATTTTGTTGTATCATTTTCATGTTGGAAAGTAAGATTGTGAAAAGGTTGCAAAAGCTATTTTGCAATCTTGTTGATATTTAATATAGTATCTTCAGGGATCATGCTAAAAGCCTTCATTTGATCCCTACGGGCCAGCACATGACCCACCCAGGCCAAGGATAGGTTAAAAATAACCCATGTGTTCATGGGGTCCCTATGTACTGTGTTTTAAGACatcagcagtttaaaaaaaacaaaaacaaccccccccccaaaaaaaaaacaacaacaacaaacatttgaacaagaaaatattttgaaaaatcacacattttaaatgattgtgggtcgtatttcaaaattaaatataacttaaaaaatactATCCTCAGAGTACTAGGAAAATAAAAAGTATGGTGGAGaggtacttatatattttttttcagtatctggacatttatttaacatggcaaatcaaaatataattcttatttcTTAGTGTAATTTAGTGTTTTCTTCTTGTGAAAAATATTGTAATTGATATGTACAGGACATAAATGAGCAATTGAAATTCAGAGGGTGTTTTGTAACAGACGGGGTTTGTTTTGTTGAAACTTGTTTGTCTCcccaaaaatatttcaacattgaaatctCACTGTACAGGAAAGGGTAGGGGTGTTATGGCATCATCGTGTCACAACACATGGGTTCAAAGGGGTGGGATTTTGCTTCTCCAAAAAATGGATCTTGAAACCAAATGGATAGGATTGTGGGCTCTGATTGGTTGCAGGAATGAGCTGACACCCACTGGCTGAGGGTAGTATAAAGACCAGGGCCACTTTGCCTCAGAACAGATCTGACAACTACAAAGAATCATTTACTGCTGAGCCACAgcttatttttatagttttttttttctttttgggagACAGCCATCGAATTTATACAGCAAAAGGCTACAAAGTGACCATTGACATGGACATTCAGCGAACATCCTCTTTGGTGGGGTCTCCCGGGTCCATGGAGAGCCTTGAGAAACAGCTAAGTTGCCCAATTTGTCTGGACATGTTCACCAAACCAGTGGTGATTCTGCCCTGTCAGCATAACCTGTGTCGAGGATGTGCTAGTGATCTTTATGACTCTCGAAACCCTTATCGTTTCTCTGGTGGTGTATTCCGGTGCCCTACCTGCCGCTTTGAAGTGGTTCTTGATCGTCATGGCGTGCATGGACTTCAGAGGAATCTTCTAGTTGAGAACATAATTGACATATACAAACAGCAGCAGGAAGGtgaaggtggaggtggaggtggaggcaGCACCACAGAAACGCCAATAAAACCCAAAAGCTCCAGGGAGCCAATGTGCCAAGAGCATGAGGATGAGAAGATCAACATCTACTGCGTGACTCACCAAACTCCCACTTGTTCCATGTGTAAGGTGTTTGGCCAACATAAAGACTGTGAGGTGTCACCACTTGCTAGTGTCTATCAAGCTCAAAAAGGAGAGCTGAGTAATGCCATCGATGCTCTTGTAGCAGTGAATGGTCGCCTTCAAGCGTTGCTTAACCAGATGGAGGAGGCCTGCACAGCTGTTCAGGGCAATGCTCAACGTGCCAAGCAAAGGCTTGGTGAATGCTTCGATTCTCTGTATGCAGCCTTAGAAGAGCGTAAGAGTGCCCTCTTGGAACGTATAAGCAAGGAGCAGGACGAGAAGATATCTGCCCTCAGGAGTCTGGCCAGGCGTTATGGGGATCGTCTTCAGGCAGCCACAGAGTTAACAGACACGGCAGTGCAGGCGCTGGAGCAAAGCGGTGCTGCAGAGTTCCTGCTGGCCTCCAAGAACCTGATCTCCCAGACAAAGGACGTGACGAAGAGTGCACTGGCTGAAGAAAGGCCTGAGCCAGGCTTTGAAAGAATGGACCATTTCACTCTGGATACAGAAAAAGTGGAGACTTTGTTGTCCAAGGTGGACTTTGGAGGAGACAATAATGAGGAATTTGAAGATGCTGAAGATCAGGAAGAGGAGTGAATGGGTTGCACTGAAGTGTCTTCGAGGGAAAATGGGATGGGATAAAGGACAAGAAGATCAAACAAGGACCGTGTCTATGAGAGGGAAGAGGGTTTAATGTTTGTATATCACTGCTAAGCAGTGTCAGCATTAAAACTAGTgccatttttatactttttataatgTAGTTTCTGTTGTCACTCTAGTAGTTATCTTCCTACCTTTACATGTTTTACTCCAGGAATAGATCATTGTATCATTTTACAATATGTGGTATGTTCAGTTTACTCCGATATGGACTTAATGCtttgatattaaataaaatattcaaatttattgagatttgagtttatttattttaaaatgtatgttatttcATCAGATGTACAGTACAAATCGAATTACATAAGCAAGGATCATTTTAAATGGAGTATTTCAGAATTACTAAATTAGGTAACCTTTTACAAGTAAACTCTGTGCACTCTTCGCCCTCAACTTTCTTCTCTGGTTAAAGGCACATGCTATTTTTAAAAGGTAAGAGGATGAGATATGACTGGGGGACCTTGGGGGTAGAATACCAGAATAGGACAGATGGACAGTGCTTTCACCTTCCCAGCACTGCCTTGCTCAGCACCTCTTGCTATTCATGATTGCGGGTCAAGGCAAGAGAAAAAATCAGGAACTGGGAGTCTGTTTGGCTAGCATGTGTTGACAAGCCCTGGAAATGAAcaagaaacatgcaaaaaaaaatcactttaaatcCTCCAAATGTAACTTGTTCCTGGTGAGGTGCTAAGACCAGACATATTTCACACATCGAGTGAATCTGAACTTCTTTCTGTAGAGGGCATCCTTGTATAGCATGTTTCTGCTGGTGTGTAATCTCCAAATGGTGGTCCAGTAGTCACTGCTGACCTCCCTGGTGTTGCATATAAGTAGCTGTTAGGAAACACTGTTGCTAAGAGAGTTGCTATTTATTTAGTTCAAGGACTGAAAAGGGTTTGGAAATCTTTGTTTGCTATAATGGAGTTTATGTAATTTTCCCAAACCAAATCTTATCTCTGTTTTTTCCTGTAAGGTCCTCCAAGTGTCTTGAAGTAGTAGAAGTCAGCTTCAGTTTAATCAGAAGTAATAACAAATGCATTGAAAGaatccaaggctgcatttaattgatttttttgatGTGGTAACATTGGGAaccattattacaatttaaaatgacttatctatttttatatatattaaaatataaattattcctgtgatggcaaagccaaattttcagcagtcattactgcagtcttcagtgtcacatgatccttcagaaattctaaaatattgatttggtgcttaagaaacatttcctattattatttgtgtaaaaaaacaaaaaatcttacagatcccAAACTTCGGAACATTAGTGTAAATCTGCATTTTCTTCACCTGTGAATAGAGCATTTGGTAACTGTAAACTTGCTTTTACATGTTGCCTCTTTCAAATGGGTGTGAATTGCTGTCAGTATAAAGTTTTATGGCTGTTGTACACTGCTGTGCAAAGAGCAAACAGCTGTTACTTCATTTTTGGTCAAAAtaagttctttttttatttttggggtgtcTCAAGTGTcttgagataattttttttttttccccaagaaaAAAATGGGCTATCTTAACAGTAACTTCTAAAAGCACTAAAAGCCTTAATACTAAGGCACGTATGACACcagttactgttttttttgttttgttttttttactttgttttggaGCACTCAAATTGAGTTACGGCactctgtgtttgttttattgtccATTAAAGTCTGCTGCATTTAAATTACGATGTAACTTGTATACTTTTATACATCTGTCACTGAAGCACTTAGACAAATGAATGAGGTAGATCACTATCTACCAAACGGCTCCATATAACACAATACTGTGAACAAGCAAAGACTAGATAACTTGGCATTAATAAGTAATtgtaaatcttattttttttttctttttataatgcaGAATATACATCCAGCAGCCGCGTGTCAGTCTGGGGCTGTTCACTTTTAGTTGCACGAGTGTGTACTCGAATGCTGTGACAGTGTAGCATGATCTCACATAAAATCAGTAGTAACAGTTTACAATTAAATCCATATCCTACCTTTTCTTGCAACCTGATAAAATTAATGCAATGAATGCCATCAGAGATGTTTAATCCACAAGCATTCTGAGCATTATCCTACTTCCTGGCATTCACATCAATCCACAAGTCGTCCTTGAAGGTTAGAGTATTTTCATACAAATCAATGTAAAACCAATTGGGCTACTTTTGTGTCATCCTTTTACGTTAGTGAATAAATCATAGTGAAGCAAATAAATTAGTTGCAAAACGGTATCCACTCACATGTTTAACTTTTTGTCTGGTTGTTATGGTCAGAAAAACAATTAATGCAGtcacattattactgtatatGCTATACCCTAAGAGATGATGATCACTAGATTTTATACAGGTGTTACTATAATGATTTTGTAAGTGGTGATCAGCAACCAGATATTGATAATGTGGAAGTTGCTGCCTTTTAAGTGCACTTTCTAAAGGTTTGTGATACCACTTTTACTGTcaccagtattttttttcttgtccttGCTTGAGTGTGTGCAAGCATGGTACAAAGTTTTCAGAATACAGTGTGAAACGGAAGAGCTTGCAGGTGTGTTGGGAAATTGCCaccttttaaaaaatcttttagtttttttctcttgTGCTTTGTGTTTCTTGCAGAGTCGACGCGTAGGAGGGCATATGGGCTTGTAGCACAAGCTTACACCTCTATCAGTGCAGAGGACTTTGCTGCCTTTGTGGGATACTCTGTAGAAGAGGCAGTCAAAGGTACATAGTGCTGCAAAATATGTGAGATTTTTTTTGGGTTAgcgattaaataattatataatatgtacAGATTTCTTAATATTCTGCTAAAGCCACTTGTATTGCTTTAAAGATAAATCTGAACAACCCTCTATTGTCTTTATGTAAATGTCTGTTTCTCTTTCCTTAAAGGCGTAGTAAGTCATGGGTGGCAGGCAGATCCAAACACCAGGATGATCATGCCACAGAAACCAGGTGGGGGCACTGTTTCACTTCCTTTTACCAATAAGaacagatgttttttgtttttttccccttggCTCTATGACTCATGCATTGATAAGATTTAATTTAGGGCCTCTCCTAATTAAAGAGCTTGTTTAAATGAGTTAATGGtctggaaggtttttttttttttttttttttttttttttttcacaacaagcACATGAATTGATGACTTCACTCCAACTCCATTTTTATCCTGATCATGTTTGTTCCTGATTGGCTCTCAACGTTTCTTAAATATTCCTTCATTTCGTAAACTACAAGAATTAGTTCTTGTTCACCTTGTGTTTTTGGTTCTGAATTGTGCTGTTGTGTGTTTTAGTGCACATGGCGTTTTATGTGTTTGTCTGTAACCCTTGAGAACTATTTTTACGAGACACATTTATTCCGAAGGAACAGGAACAAGCAGCATCTGGGTTTATGCATGGGCTTCGTGAGACTGTGCAGATGtctgtaatgcatttaaataacaatGTAAAATGATTCCCAGTACTGATGACCTGCAGCTTTCACTAAAAGAAGCTGATGTTTATTAGTTCAACACAGTTGCCATGACATTTTTCCTACTTGCAGAATGTGTTGCATCTGTAACAGACTGTCTTGCACACATATTCCTTTGCTTGTTCTATGCACAACTTTTGTTTACATTCGTATGTCCGTGTGTTATAGAGCAGATCGTAGAGGACTTGAAGGAATCCCCTCTTCTCTCATGTTTCTCTTCTGCCTTCCTTCCCCTCTCACCAGATCCGCCCCCGGTCTCTCTAGTTCCAAACGAACAACAGCTGGCCAGACTTACCGACTACGTGGCTTTTCTTGAGAACTGATAAGCTCTCCATCCTTTTCCACCTCTCAGCTACTCAGTTTTATGGAGGAAAACTCTGGTGTCCAGGACccttcacacacactctcatctgTCCTGCTTCAGTGATGGAGCcaccatatttcttttttttctgttttgcttcTTGAACTTGTCAACCACAGTGATGTAGGACAGTTTCCAAATTGTTTTAATTGTGCAACCCTTGCACCTACTTTGGATTATGATATAAATTTTTCACTGTATGCACATTGTTCAGGCTGTTTTGATGTTACAAGTAAAAATGTGATCCTTAAGTAAATTCATACCAACAACGATGATGGTTAAAACTTCCATTTACAACTGTTTGTAACAAAATCGCTCATCAGAATCAATCTCCACATTCGTCCAgatatgtaattacattttggcTTCTTCTTACAATGGCTTCTTCTTACAATATTTAACACTGGTCT encodes the following:
- the LOC113053313 gene encoding E3 ubiquitin-protein ligase TRIM63-like isoform X2, producing the protein MPVSVVMSELDDEKLLLQFETQELEAPGGIATPQVYSQLLVLYLLHNDMNNARYLWKRIPHAIKTANPELAAIWAVGQRIWQRDFPGIYATIAAHQWSESILPVMEALRVTIDMDIQRTSSLVGSPGSMESLEKQLSCPICLDMFTKPVVILPCQHNLCRGCASDLYDSRNPYRFSGGVFRCPTCRFEVVLDRHGVHGLQRNLLVENIIDIYKQQQEGEGGGGGGGSTTETPIKPKSSREPMCQEHEDEKINIYCVTHQTPTCSMCKVFGQHKDCEVSPLASVYQAQKGELSNAIDALVAVNGRLQALLNQMEEACTAVQGNAQRAKQRLGECFDSLYAALEERKSALLERISKEQDEKISALRSLARRYGDRLQAATELTDTAVQALEQSGAAEFLLASKNLISQTKDVTKSALAEERPEPGFERMDHFTLDTEKVETLLSKVDFGGDNNEEFEDAEDQEEE
- the LOC113053313 gene encoding COP9 signalosome complex subunit 8-like isoform X1, giving the protein MPVSVVMSELDDEKLLLQFETQELEAPGGIATPQVYSQLLVLYLLHNDMNNARYLWKRIPHAIKTANPELAAIWAVGQRIWQRDFPGIYATIAAHQWSESILPVMEALRESTRRRAYGLVAQAYTSISAEDFAAFVGYSVEEAVKGVVSHGWQADPNTRMIMPQKPDPPPVSLVPNEQQLARLTDYVAFLEN